ATTTTTGGCAACAACAGAATGATAAATTGATGATTTATTACCTAGATAGCGGATAAATTAAGGGGTCGTTTGGTTAGGTCATTTGAAATGGAGTTAGAATCCATTCCatccattttatttttattgtttggtTGGGCATTTTTGGAATGGAGTGTCATGTTAAGGGGGTTCTATCTCCTTGCCATATCCCTGGAATCCCATACCCACCTATTTCCTAAAGATTCAAAATCCATTTTACCCAAGTTTCTTACCCTAAATTACAAAAAAGAGAGAAGAGATAAGAGGGTGAAGCCACCTGCCATTACCGGCAACTACGATTAGTCAACCGTCACTCCGACGACCATCACCGATGACATACTCTCCGGTGGATTGATTCTCGTTGTGcgccaatttttattttatttttaatttttttctttaattcttttcatctgcaatacttcgtatatttctTTGCAGTAATACCTTGTTGAAtgcttttggattttggattttgtattggTCATGAGTTGTTGTTTAATTGATAGTAGTAATCATTAGAAGAGTTGTCTCCGTGGTGAGTATGACAACATGTACTTGTATCAGTTTCAAATAGCTGGATTGAACATACTGTAGCTTTCTTTTCAATTTGTTTAAAATTACTCCTATGCAATACTTGTATCCATATAAGTTAAAAGGTTAATCATATTTTTTGGCATAGTCAAACTTTTTTTTGGATAATGATTGGTGTGGCATTGTAGTATTAAAAAAAGTTTTAAACATtatattaaatatatatttttaaaaaaagttgaaTACATAATCCATTCCTATAATGAACCAAACAACATTAATGAGAGATAAAATCTATTTCAagatccctcaaaaaaaaaaaaaaaaatctatttcAAGATCAAACCAAACAGTTTCATATTAATATGGGAAATAGATCACAATCGCACGAGTCCTCACCAAAGATTACCAGCAAATGCAAATCTAATTAATGATTTGTTTTAATCCATTTATGCTTCCAAAGTGGAAAGGGTATGGTGATTAGTTTCACTAAATGTTTAAATCTAGTATatatattactatatactaaacaGATACCAGGAGATATatgtcacttcctggtgtaaaattttcccgcctaaaatattttactaaaatatatattttattttattttgttctctactctttttataaactatctatgtatggaaaaaatattaatttataatttatgacaataatagataccacgtaataataatttttctaaatattttttttaataatattttagtcaaattggtACATTAATAATGGAAATTATAATCACTCGATATGTCGGTCTAAGTAGCATACATGTTTATGAAATAGTTTGGGGATATTTAGTTAACATATTTTGTAAAAGAAATTATcataatccgtgcgtgcacgatATCTAATCTAGTTATCCGAATAAATTGTACATTTAAATTGTACTCTAGAAATTATCATTATCATAAAATTATCTATTATTTATGAAATAATAGATaccacgtaataataatttttctaaatattttttttaataatattttagtcaaattggtACATTAATAATGGAAATTATAATCACTCGATATGTCGGTCTAAGTAGCATACATGTTTATGAAATAGTTTGGGGATATTTAGTTAACATATTTTGTAAAAGAAATTATcataatccgtgcgtgcacgatATCTAATCTAGTTATCCGAATAAATTGTACATTTGTAATCAAGTTGGGGAGTACTCTGAAAGACATACATACAGTACATTTGTAATCAAGATTGATATTCttaaacattttattaatttatgaaGAGAAAAGGATACAACATGACAATTCTCCTTAACTCTGTCGAGTGACAATTCTCAAACAAAATTGCCAAATTCCTCGAAGATGTTTTCTTTCTCTTCACTGGACCTTGGACTAGTCGCCGGAGAATCGACCAGAGACATTTTGGTCCATTCATCTGCAATATTAAGAACACATTCATTTCCTCCAACAAATGGTCTAAAGTTGGGTTGAATTTCTTTGTTTTCCAACTTCTTCCAGTTGATGCACTTGAACCATCTATGACTCTTTATCTCATCTTCTCCACGAGGTCCACTTCCTAGCCGTTTGCTCGGGTTTTTCATAAGCAGCTACATGACTCAATTCAAAAGGAAGAAAAACACAAGTTTAAATGAGAACAATTGAAATATTTACtaggattgaattttgtacttaaaAAAGTTGTTTACAAAACTTACCCCTTTTACTAGAGATTGTGCCTCACTTGTTAAAAAGGTAGGTAATTTGATTTTGTCTTTGACTATTTTCTGCTGCAATTTGTACCTGTTTCCACCACTAAAGGGTAGCTGATACAGCAAAAACACAAAAGACGCAATCAGTAAAAGGCTTGGATGAACTTAAAAGGGTTAACAAAATCAatttaagtaaaaaaaaaaggtgggAAAATGGATGGTAAAACCTTTCCAATAAGCATCTCATATAAGAGAATCCCAAGACTCCACCAATCAGCAGCCTTGTTATGCCCTTTGCCAAGAATAATTTCAGGTGCCATATACTCAGTTGTTCCACACAAAGAGTTGGATCTTGTTGTGTCGTCAAATTGTTTTGCTAGTCCGAAGTCAGTCAACATTATCTGATCGTGGATGGAAATGAAAGAAGTTACTTCATATTATTTTACTTGCTTGAAAGGAGATGTAAAGGGGGGATAAAAAGGAGGCCTTACGTGGCCATCGGCACCTAATAGAATGTTCTCTGGCTTAAGATCCCGATGCATGATGCCATTTTTGTGCAAGTAAGAAACTGCAGAGACTATCTCAGCTGTATAAACTCGAGCCAAATCCTCCCTGAAAACACAAATGTATAAACACATCAAGCATTAGATACTCTGTACAAGAATGAACCCCTACTTTTAATATTTTCTGGAGAAGTTACATATACCAGTAGACTATCCGTAAAACTTGTCATCCGCATGATAAGCATGAGTTAACTACTATTGTAAAGGGTTTTCTTGTAAGATACTTGTATGACATACCCATGACTTCATGAGAGGTTGTGACAATGTGACAATGTGACAACTAATTCcgtacagagggagtattttatATGAAAGAGTCCTTATATATATCCCTATAACCATAGCACTAAAGAAAGTGACAAACTGCATTGTTACATTATTGAAGAAGTTTTGCACTCTGGGTCGCATAAAATTACCTAAATAAGCCATGTTGAAGGAGTTGAAAGAACAGCTGACCTCCATTGACAAAATCTAACACAAAATAGAGCCTATATTTTGTCTGCATAATATGATGGGTAAATGTATTTTGTTAAGTCCATGCTATATTCATAGTAATTAATCAAAGAGTCCAAATCTCATACCTGAAATGTATAATTAAGCTTAACAATGAAGGGATGATCAACTATCATTAGTATCTCCCTCTCGGATTTGATGTATTCGACATGATTCTTTTCGATCACCTTGTCCTTCGAAATCACCTTCATCGCGTAAACTTCATTGGATGATCCCTTCCTTCGAACTTGAAAAACTTTCCCAAATGAGCCCCTTCCCACAACTTTAAGCacttcaaaatcctcaaccCCAACACATGATTTTTTGTCAAGATCCAACGACAGAACTTCAAGACTACCATTCCCTTTTTTAGGGTAATTCGAGTCCTTGGAACCTCGAAAATAAGGATCAATTGAGGGTCGGACTGGTATTGGACCAAAAACATCAGCAAAATTATGAATCCCAACACAATCTGATGTCAACACAACCATCTTTCTGTGTTAAAAATTGTGGATTAAGGGCTTTAATGGGTTAATTAGTTTTAATCCGAGTTAATCGAAGCAAAGTGCCCAGGAAACTTGGAAGTGAGCAAACCAAAACCCAGAAAGAACAATAGTTCTTGCTTCCCTGCTTGTGGGAAACAATTGATCCTGAACCACTTTTTGAATTCATCAACTttaatatgaatatatgatcaAAACTGCAAACATTAAAACAACCCAAACATTTATGTATTTAGAAACTGCAAATCAGTAATCACGTACTCAATTtttataaactgaaattaatAACAATTATTTCATCACTAAAAAAGAATCCAACTCTCTAATTAAAAGGAAGATAATATACCTTGATTTGCGTAATACCTAGCAACAATAACGGATTAAAATGGTAATATAGCCGCCCAAATATCAATAATAAGGTAGTTATTGActtattatcaaaaaaaaaaaaaaaaaagttattgacTTCTTTTTTTAATCTACATACTTGGTATATTTTCATGCAAAAATcttgaaaatattaaatcacAGCAGACTAAGAGGAATTGTTGAATTTTGCATTATTCAGAAGACAAAGTCATAATTGAGTAAAGCAGAGGAGTGCAAATTATCGGGCAACttttaaaagaaattaaaaacaaattgaAGATGATCACATGGAAAATTGGAAACAAACGAAGTAACCCAATTTAAACGAAAATGGTAATTCAGGCTGTTAGCCTGGTTTTCTTTCCTAGACGACAAAGTGACAAACGTCGCTAGTCGGCTAATTGATGAATTTGATATGGCAATGTAATCAGAAAAACGAATGAAAGGAAGAAGAAATAAACAAGAGAGAAGAAGTTGATACCTTTGGCAAGCGTAGATGATGAAGGGCGGGGGTAGGGAGAAGTTTGGAAGTAGAGAATAAAAACAGAGAGGACGCGTATGTGTTACGCCGCTTAAGAAATAGGGCACGTAACTGATATAACGGAATTGGATGCCCACGTGTTTGACTATGATTTGTTGTTTTGATGGTGGGTTGAATAGTTTTAACAAACTGCTCCTCCCTAAATTTTCTTTACTCATTCCATTTTGCGTTTTCCTAAAAGGTTATTTACATTGTATTTTATATTatcatataattttttttaatattctataaaaaatttatatcaataattatattaaataattaagttcattggtgtatttaatctctcacatttTTTCATGGGGCATTTCCATTTTTCCAATgtcatattttttataaaagtgaaaacattataaataaacgtaatttgctttgtttaaataaaaaaatagagggaTCTCAATGAACATTAATTAGTtgttaaatgagcaaataccaGTTAGGCGGCAAAAGCATTAATTAGCAGTGAATGAATTCATGGCTCAAtaagttgtttttattttttttgattcgTATTAGGAAGTTGGCTAAAATAAATCAATTAGGAAATTAGGAAAAAAGTGATAAAATTGGTTAGAGTACAAATTAAGGTATGTTTTATTATTTcacaaatcaaatattcaacataCCTTTTTAAACTTGTATATATCCTTTAATATCAAATATTTattatgaatctgttttgttAATATGTGCCCGTGGGCACACGTTAGAAAAACCGATCCAATTTTTTTAGAAATGGAGCATGTATAAGACTTAAACCTGTGACCTCGtgtttaaacaataaagtttTTACCATTGAAGTATAACACATTACATGCTATCATTGTAAGAAAATATACTAATaaatgtaataaaaaaaaattaattaataacattttcaaataagaataataatataaatattactAATGCAGTAATCCAGGACGTTGTCCAGACCTCAAAACTAGTTAGTATAGATTAATTAGAGTCTTCAAATTTAGGCATTTATCTTTAGCGCTTTCTTTATACTATcaataaaaatatgaaaataaaagaaagcaGGTTTTTGTGTGTGAGCGCCTGCGTGTGAGAGTTTTTGAAATTAATGCAATCAGTAAATTTATTATATGTGTGACTATTTTTAAGTTCATAACTAGTGAGTGGTCCGGCCGATGCCCCGAACGCTatattgaatagttaaaattttagatttttttgagctcaatatttgtcgaaatgcatgtataccttaaagtgaaaaacatcaattaagtttgtcaactacacaaatacactacgtcatttatcatgccaaataatttttcaattagatcatcttacaattgtataatttattttctagtggaactaagtgcttcaaattaataacatCAAATTAGATATAAGCAGCTATGCAAGGTAtttctatagttgatgcttatgagattcATGACATCATGTGTCTTCATAGTTGTactaattatatatttttattttttttcaaaatattccatagaaaataaaaaatcaaataaaaatttagttggtttagacttcatgttaacatttatttataaattaatgtgaagaaataaatcacaattggtggttggttaagatggtaatgagaattatcatTCATACATGAGCTCTAGAgttcgaacctcattgtattgatttttggttatcCATGACATGACATACCACTTGGTGAATGAATGATGTGGCTCAAAGGGAAGagtactacgtgacacatagacgttttccaaaacgccttttaatatattagtatagattcaaTCTTTAAGTATAACTtccaaaatcataaaaataaagttGATCAAAAAATAATGGTGATATCAAACACAaccttatatttttttataaaaaataaaatacaaattaCTGTAAAAATTTATACTACCTCCATTACCGAAAGTTTTTTACGCTTTGTAATATGTGTCTAAATTAAGTATGACAAATTTAACTAtctcaaattcttatatgagactgtcctcaccatcaactgatggtgagaccagttcacacttgcgaatttaggtatgttacttctatagtttagacatgttactttttttttataattttagaggaggtactttttttagtttaggtatgtttttACGCATAGCACACCCGGTTCACCGGAGCTTAGCTCCGACTACATCCGGATCCGACCCGTGTCGCACACCTTGCTTATGGTGGGTGAGTCTCCCAACAAGAGTTTCTGCATACGgcgaggctcgaacccgagacctcccttaagcgacatcaagctgcttaccacttgagccaactctatgttggtagtttaggtatgttacttctatagtttatacatgttactttttttatacagagtagttttaggggatataccttcttagtttaggtatgttacttctatagtttaaacatgttactttttttataattttagaggaagtactttttttagtttaggtatgttacttctatagtttatacatgttactttttttatacggagtagttttaggggagataccttcttagtttaggtatgttacttctatagtttagacatgttacttttttgttTAATAATTGTAGagaaggtattttttttagtttaggtatgttacttctatagtttagacatgttaccttttttttttatataattttagatgaggtacttttttagtttaggtatgttacttctatagtttagacatgttacttttttttatacggaatagttttaggggaggtacatttttagtttaggtatgttacttctatagtttagacatgttactttttttaaaaaaaataattttagaggaggtacttttttagtttaggcatgttacttctatagtttagatctgttactttttttttatagttttaggggaagtacgctattggtttcgcgctcgtcacaccatcaagttgatggtgtgactggtctcacatgAGACGCGCCGTTTAACTATAGATTCTCACTAGTATATAAATCAAAACAATAGCATGTGAGATCTTGTGAGATTTGTCTttgtatttattttcaaaataccaACTTTTATAATTGTTCCTGTTACAAAATTTGATATATTAGCGATCAATTACCACGTTGCAATCCGTACAATAAAATAACGGATTTTTCacgaaatacccccgaattttggcgtaattcaccaaatgcccctcgactttcagaaattcaccaaatacccttcacaaatgacttaatacccaaaatactcttactaatgacgcgtcgTTAGTCCTtcgttaacctaattttcaaattcaccaaatacccctattttaatacttatttcaccaaatacccttattctgaaacttagttcaccaaataccaataacttaaaaacacctcaaaacgtcgcaactcttcaagaaaatagctacttcttttgtaccttagtctttatgtgaccaagtaattatatttaccacgcaatcggaaggtattccttttccaatatgggaaatatctttaacatgtgcaaacagattaaaaataaagctccTATTAGttttattctaacgcatatgttccagctacctcggcTTCTATCGCTTCCATGCCACCtatttaacgttaactcccttttgtctcttgtctctactgcctccaaacatctttcttccatctcctaattttctctcaactttacagtcgaggcataaaggttttcccatttttcttttgagctaggtcctattgagatagtcagatttatggacaaatatctatttttggatttgagggaacaagaaaaaatgaaactaaggtatgttccaaaTCTCATGAACTAGTGAAAAAACACGAATCTTGGgacaaagatttgcctccaaactcaatattttcacatcatgaatccaagttgaaatcgaggttgtgataaaaatgtatgcgttattgaacttgatttcttagtatcttcaccattcggacaataagaaaattaaggtgttagatttaaattgaattacttcagcttcactCACATAAGATTCCTTTGAAAAGGGGTGTTTTTTGGActtttgctcagctaaagtgcattgtctttactggatgaggcctgaacttattggatcataattgaaacttactgagtgttgtatAGGAGCCTCGAatggaaatttcctcccacaatattagaaattgtttgggactcttacatatgtggattcatgggtgtggatgatgattttgaaataaaactcatgacaaaagtgataagaaattaacaaaacaatataaatagtcagaaaaggggtttttataagcaaacaataagcaacgactaattttcaaacacaaaaactaaccgttgagcatcaaaatgggtaattttaagttatgggtatttggtgaattaagtttcataataggggtattaggtgaaataagtaataaaataggggtatttggtgagtttaaaaattaggctaacggaggactaacggcgcgtcattagtaagggtattttgggtattaagtcatttgtgaggggcatttggtgaatttctaaaagtcgaggggcatttggtgaattacgccaaaattcgggggtatttcatgaaaaatccgataaAATAATGAGTGTAAATAACTTTTAAGAACGTAGGTAAAATATTAAACACGTGTCATGCAATAACACTTCCTATCCAACTTATATATCAAACTACATGTCATATACTTCATCTCCTATCCAACTTATATATATACTACTCCCTTTGTCATTTTGTATTCTTATTACTTTGACATTCTAGCATTATTTTAAATAGTTAATTTCATGCAGTTTGAATGAGCATATTACATGTATTCGGATGTATTATGCACCTTCACATATTTTGTCCTTACATATGATTGGAAGAAAGTGGGGTAGGAATCATAATGGACGTGACATAAAATTATCCTTGGATGCACTTAATAATTTTCCGCATTTTGATAGTCCATCTATTTTTTACTTACATTACTTTGACTTTAACACTACTCAATCATATACTATGtttgacttgatttttttttatctatATATATTACAAACAAATATTATTATGTAAAATATTATTTGTTAAAAGATCAAAGCATTACAAGTATTGTGGAATGGAAGGAAGGAGTAGCAACTAGctggaaagaaataaaatatgtAATGTAGAATCTTTTGTTGGTTTTGTTAGGAGATATGACGAGGAGATGATAAGATCAATCAAAGGTTTAGCTGTCTTCCTTTCTAGACATGAAAGTAGCAAGTGTTTTCCTTTGTGCTGCCTAATCATCTTCGtttccttttgtttttcttcctACCTCCCTAAAGGTCAACTAGTAGTTTGGTTTTGTTGATCAACTGCTTAATGGGTCGTTAATTGATTATTatattactagtcttatatgcacgcgatgcatgcgggagtatatatattaaaaatattaatattgtgtTATTACAATTAATCACCCTAATCAATAGGCAAATAAAAGTATTCATAAAGATCAtctaaagaaaaaattaaatatcaTCAAATTCAACATGAACCAAACTGCAAATAATGAAACAATGTAATACTCGGTCCTTACATGACTAAAAATCTTAATTGTAGTACCAATGTAAAAAAGAAAGTAACATATAAAATATTGTGtttcgtttttttttaaaaaaaatttctcGTAAAATATTGCATAACCACATGCACTTCTTCATCCAATCGATTTGCagcacataactaacattatacGAATGTTCTGGATTAAAATATTCAATTAGTTTAAGTAGCACCCACGAAAAGCTTAGTTCCATGAGCCGATTACGTCTATTAGGCTACATAAACATAAACAATTTCCCTTTAAATTTTAAACTCGACATGAGCTAATTAAAATCAGAACAAGTATTTAGTCACTTTGTAAATAATTAGGTttgtaattcaattaaattgtAAAATGGTAGAGGGTAGTTTACTATTCCaagggggacacgaaaagtggagttactatattttttttttggtgtgaaGTGGAGTTACTATATTGACTTTatctcttcacttatataatagagatatattAAGTGACAAATAGTAATCTCCATCTCATAAATTTGGATATTTGACAACTTCTGAATAAGTTTAAACAAGTGACTAGGAAACTAGTTATCTAGTACTTCATCCGTTTCTTTTAACTTGTAACATTTCGATTTTCACGCTTGTTACCACtataagaaattgtaccattaacgacgggaaattccgtcgttaaagactaataatcgttgattaacgacgggattttctgtcgcgaacccgtcataaaaggggaccgtcgttaatgaaaaatcatgtcgttaatccgtcgtaaaatacatttgcgacggttgttcccgtctttgtttggttgtttaccccgtcgcaaaagccttttgcgacgagatttttaacccgtcgtttttaggttgtcattaaatatacaaattcttgtagtgtacctAGTCATCCGTTCTATAATGTTCTTTGCTTTTTCATTATGCGCTATATCCAATGCActacttttaataattttaagttgGCAAtagtaaaattacaaaaaattaaaaatataaaatttacaTGGAAAGGAATTCAATTAGATCAATCCCACAAGTTAATATTTTTTCTATTATTTATACAACTAGTTTAGGCCAAGTTTTTTAAAAtttgattaaataaatagtaaatatgaaaaatattatGGAACGACGAAAGtattagaaaataaaaacacgTAAATGATTAACATAAATATATGTATACAACTagaataaaaacaaatattgaGTACCACATATTTCCCGATTTCCCCCCCTCCTTGCAATATAAGTTTCATTGTaccttaaaaataaaaaaataaaaaataaaaaaatatattttctacCAGATTAGTCTCGTGCGCACACggatattaaaaaattaatccattttttaattaaatatttaactgaaatatttatcccttaaagcTAATgtgaaattaataaatcttaaacttaatcatttaatcatctaataaataatttttatcCTACTAAGTATTATATATTTtgtatgtttaatatgattatttgaccaaaatatttgatatgattaatattaattaaccaaaagattgagttaatatattttatattattgatatgacgatttgactaaaatatttccaaaagCGTCTAATATTGTCATATTCtatatccttttttttttttttttccatacataaacaatttatactaaaagagagaaaataaaaaataaatgaaatagaTATGTTTTTAAGGAAagggtttttggcgggaaaattttgcacTAGGAAATGACATGTGTTATTCCTGGCGTCTATTTTAGTATAACATACTCCTTTCTTCCCTAAAAGCATTGCAGTTTTTTGGGTCAAACATAGGAAACTTTCACCATAATCTTCATTAGTctataagaaataatatagtcatgtgagatcttgttagatcggtttcaataaatattttcgcaatattatttttttataatttttgcgcGTATAGAATAGAGATATTTACCTTTTAAGTTGCGTCTTAAATGGCGTGAAAAGTCAAACGGGGCAAGTTtttagggacagagggagtaatagatTCCTTGAGAATCAAGGATTGACCTAGTGGTTGCAGACCCTCCTTAacttgatgtttgatgcctggtgcagaaaatCGTAGCAGCAAAGTACGTACAATCAGTAAGGAGGACCGCGCGGAGATTCCTGCATGCGCCAACATCGTCGGATATGCCTGGCGCCGACCCTGCACTTGGCGCAAATGTGGCCTATATATGCACCTTTGGGAGCTTGGCCAAATTGCTTATTTGCTTCACCAAAATTCATTTGCTCTCAAAATTTTGGTTTCTTCGGCTCTTGCTCTGTTCTTGCTCTTTACCTCTACACGAATCCATGTAAGTAATTCTAAGATTTTGCTTTTGAGATTATCTTAGGAGCATGTGTAGGATAGTttcttgtacttttgaattgcTTTTGCATTTATGAGGCCTATAAATGTTGCTCCTTTGGGTAAATATGATGAAGGGCTCTTGATTTTGTATGTAGATTCGAAAAATGTTGGATTTTTTTACCACTTTTGAGGGGAGGTCATTCATACCTACATGATTGGTATTGTTTGAAAATGTTTATGGTATAATTGTATGTTGGAATGTTGAAAATGTTGATAGTAGTAGGTGTTAGGCctttttaactttgtattggAAATTGTTTGTTAGCTATCTTCAACAAGAACTGTTGGAACTTAGAGCTGGAATCTTCTATCTTGTAGTTCAACTTTGCACTTGAAATTATAGATGCCCTGCTTGGCATAACTTTGCTCGGTTAGAGAGTGTAGAAAATTCGTATTTTGCATGCAGGGCCCTATGTGGCTGCTTCTTGGATATAGACCTTGAGGGGTCTTGCTAAGGGAATGGCAGGCTTAGGATAGCCTAGACATTGATGTGGATTTGAGCATTTTCTTAGGCATGAATAGCCTAGGTGTTGGTGTAGACTCTAAATAATCTTCTGGAATAAGAGTCCATTGCTAAGTTTGTACCACCACTGGGGATGTTAGGTTCGAAATAGAGTGAGCCACTATAAGATAGCCCCCAGGATTGATTTTGAATGTTGCATTTTGAACTTTTAGCATGCCTCTTCGTTCCACTCGGAGGAAGATGCTCGAAAGTTCGACCAGTCGGGATGCTGAGGAGGATGCCTCTGATATAGAGGTAGGGGAGCTGGAGGAGATTCCTATCAAGGCTATCGCTCTTCTGAAAAAGATCCCTTTGAATAATCAGGGTAggagtgtaatacctcgtatttttctataattataaatatattttattataattataaagtatttcgtcgtatttataaagtatttttataaa
This sequence is a window from Spinacia oleracea cultivar Varoflay chromosome 1, BTI_SOV_V1, whole genome shotgun sequence. Protein-coding genes within it:
- the LOC110800700 gene encoding serine/threonine-protein kinase AtPK2/AtPK19; translated protein: MVVLTSDCVGIHNFADVFGPIPVRPSIDPYFRGSKDSNYPKKGNGSLEVLSLDLDKKSCVGVEDFEVLKVVGRGSFGKVFQVRRKGSSNEVYAMKVISKDKVIEKNHVEYIKSEREILMIVDHPFIVKLNYTFQTKYRLYFVLDFVNGGQLFFQLLQHGLFREDLARVYTAEIVSAVSYLHKNGIMHRDLKPENILLGADGHIMLTDFGLAKQFDDTTRSNSLCGTTEYMAPEIILGKGHNKAADWWSLGILLYEMLIGKLPFSGGNRYKLQQKIVKDKIKLPTFLTSEAQSLVKGLLMKNPSKRLGSGPRGEDEIKSHRWFKCINWKKLENKEIQPNFRPFVGGNECVLNIADEWTKMSLVDSPATSPRSSEEKENIFEEFGNFV